A window of the Streptomyces luomodiensis genome harbors these coding sequences:
- the lpdA gene encoding dihydrolipoyl dehydrogenase, with translation MSAHFDVVVLGAGPGGYVAAIRAAQLGLTTAIVEERYWGGVCLNVGCIPSKALLRNAELTHLFLHEAKNFGIRVNGDVTVDYRQAFERSRKVADGRVKGVHYLMKKNKITQYEGRGAFTGPHELRVTRSDGGMETLGFDHCVIAAGSITNLLPGTSLSERVVTYEEQILAPTLPGSVLIAGAGAIGVEFAYIMHSYGVQVTLVEFMDRIVPLEDEEVSAELTRRFRRLGINILTSTRVEAINDAGPAVKVMVTTGGQRQTLQAARVLQAIGFRPRVRGYGLEHTGVALTERGAIDVDGRCRTNVPHIFAIGDVTAKLMLAHAAEAMGIVAAETIAGAETMELDYVMIPRATFCQPQIASFGWTEAQARERGFDVRVAKFPFTANGKAQGLGDPVGFVKLVSDGRHGELLGGHLIGPEVTELLPELTLAQQWDLTVHEVARNVHAHPTLSEAVKEAVHGLAGHMINM, from the coding sequence ATGAGCGCACATTTCGACGTCGTGGTCCTGGGAGCCGGGCCGGGTGGCTATGTCGCCGCCATCCGCGCCGCCCAGCTGGGCCTGACCACGGCCATCGTCGAGGAACGCTACTGGGGCGGCGTCTGCCTGAACGTGGGCTGCATCCCGTCCAAGGCCCTGCTGCGCAACGCCGAGCTGACCCATCTGTTCCTCCATGAGGCCAAGAACTTCGGCATCCGGGTGAACGGCGATGTCACCGTGGACTACCGGCAGGCGTTCGAGCGCAGCCGCAAGGTGGCCGACGGACGGGTCAAGGGCGTCCACTATCTGATGAAGAAGAACAAAATCACCCAATACGAGGGGCGGGGCGCCTTCACCGGCCCGCACGAGCTGCGGGTCACCCGCTCCGACGGCGGCATGGAGACGCTCGGCTTCGACCACTGCGTCATCGCCGCGGGCTCGATCACCAATCTGCTGCCCGGCACCTCGCTCAGCGAGCGGGTGGTGACCTACGAGGAGCAGATCCTCGCCCCCACCCTGCCCGGCAGCGTCCTGATCGCGGGCGCGGGCGCCATCGGTGTGGAGTTCGCGTACATCATGCACAGCTACGGGGTGCAGGTGACGCTGGTGGAGTTCATGGACCGGATCGTGCCCCTGGAGGACGAGGAGGTCTCCGCCGAGCTCACCCGCCGCTTCCGCAGGCTCGGCATCAACATCCTGACCTCCACCCGGGTGGAGGCGATCAACGACGCGGGTCCCGCGGTCAAGGTCATGGTGACCACGGGCGGTCAGCGGCAGACCCTCCAGGCCGCCCGGGTGCTCCAGGCCATCGGGTTCCGGCCGCGGGTGCGCGGATACGGGCTGGAGCACACCGGCGTGGCGCTGACCGAACGCGGCGCCATCGATGTCGACGGCCGGTGCCGCACCAATGTGCCGCACATCTTCGCCATCGGCGACGTCACCGCCAAACTGATGCTGGCGCACGCCGCCGAGGCCATGGGCATCGTCGCGGCGGAGACCATCGCCGGGGCGGAGACCATGGAGCTCGACTATGTGATGATCCCGCGCGCCACCTTCTGCCAGCCGCAGATCGCCAGCTTCGGCTGGACCGAGGCCCAGGCGCGGGAGCGCGGTTTCGACGTCCGGGTGGCGAAGTTCCCGTTCACCGCCAACGGCAAGGCCCAGGGGCTCGGCGACCCCGTCGGCTTCGTGAAGCTCGTCAGCGACGGCCGCCACGGCGAGCTGCTGGGCGGCCATCTCATCGGCCCCGAGGTCACCGAGCTGCTGCCCGAACTCACCCTCGCCCAGCAGTGGGATCTCACCGTGCACGAGG
- a CDS encoding RNA-binding S4 domain-containing protein: protein MASDEGSVRVDSWIWSVRLTKTRSMAASACRAGHVRVNGERVKPAQAVRPGDEVRLRHAGRDRVVVVSRIVRKRVGAPVAAECYVDNSPPPPPREHTVPIGLRDRGAGRPTKRDRREMERLRGMPGGLG from the coding sequence ATGGCTTCAGACGAGGGGTCCGTACGGGTGGACAGCTGGATCTGGTCCGTGCGGCTGACCAAAACGCGGTCCATGGCCGCCTCGGCCTGCCGGGCGGGGCACGTCCGGGTCAACGGCGAGCGCGTCAAACCCGCCCAGGCGGTGCGGCCCGGTGACGAGGTGCGGTTGCGCCATGCGGGGCGCGACCGGGTCGTGGTCGTCTCGCGCATCGTGCGCAAGCGGGTCGGGGCGCCGGTCGCGGCCGAATGCTACGTCGACAACAGTCCTCCTCCGCCACCGCGCGAGCACACCGTGCCGATCGGGCTGCGCGACCGCGGGGCGGGCCGCCCCACCAAGCGCGACCGGCGCGAGATGGAGCGGCTGCGCGGTATGCCCGGCGGCCTCGGCTAG
- a CDS encoding NAD(P)/FAD-dependent oxidoreductase → MTPTDRIHRTVDVLVIGAGPAGLAVAARLAAAGVERVEVLDREQRAGGIPRHCHHTGFGLRDLRRMMTGPDYARHHIAAAVRAGAVLRTGVTATGWAAPRTVDLTGPAGLERITATAVVLATGARERPRSARLVPGTRPAGVLTTGQLQQAVHLHGQDVGRRAVIVGAEPVSYSAVATLRQAGAEVVAMVTDQPRHQTHPARHLGTRLRHGFPLVTDATVTELTGSGRLESLRLRHRDGRTAAVGCDTVVFTGDWIPDHELARSAGIALDPGTRGPAADAEFRTGQPGVFAVGNLLHPVETADIAALDGRCAAGPVLRHLAGRPWAPGPLPVRVEAPLLWVWPNRVAPHGPPPPRGRLILRTAGFLTRPVLTVSQDGRTLHRGRLPRTVAPNRPCHLSADWIDRADAHGGPVRITAG, encoded by the coding sequence ATGACCCCCACCGACCGCATCCACCGGACCGTCGACGTGCTGGTCATCGGGGCCGGACCGGCCGGGCTGGCGGTCGCCGCGCGGCTGGCCGCCGCCGGGGTGGAACGGGTCGAGGTCCTGGACCGCGAACAGCGGGCGGGTGGCATCCCCCGCCACTGCCACCACACCGGATTCGGACTGCGCGACCTGCGCCGGATGATGACCGGCCCCGACTACGCCCGTCACCACATCGCCGCCGCCGTCCGCGCCGGGGCGGTGCTGCGCACCGGGGTCACGGCCACCGGCTGGGCGGCCCCGAGGACCGTGGACCTCACCGGGCCGGCCGGCCTGGAGCGGATCACCGCCACGGCTGTCGTCCTGGCCACCGGCGCCCGGGAACGCCCGCGCAGCGCCCGGCTGGTGCCCGGCACCCGGCCGGCGGGCGTCCTCACCACCGGACAGCTGCAGCAGGCCGTCCATCTGCACGGCCAGGACGTGGGGCGCCGCGCCGTCATCGTCGGCGCCGAACCGGTCAGCTACTCCGCGGTGGCCACGTTGCGTCAGGCCGGAGCCGAGGTGGTCGCCATGGTCACCGACCAGCCCCGCCACCAGACCCATCCGGCGCGCCACCTCGGCACCCGGCTGCGCCATGGCTTTCCGCTGGTCACCGACGCCACCGTGACCGAACTGACCGGCTCGGGGCGGCTGGAGAGCCTGCGTCTGCGGCACCGGGACGGCCGAACCGCGGCCGTCGGCTGCGACACCGTGGTGTTCACCGGCGACTGGATCCCCGACCACGAACTGGCCAGAAGCGCCGGGATCGCCCTCGACCCCGGCACCCGCGGCCCGGCGGCCGACGCCGAGTTCCGCACCGGCCAACCCGGCGTCTTCGCCGTCGGCAATCTGCTGCACCCCGTCGAGACCGCCGATATCGCCGCCCTCGACGGCCGGTGCGCCGCCGGGCCCGTGCTGCGCCATCTCGCCGGCCGGCCGTGGGCCCCGGGACCGCTGCCCGTGCGGGTCGAGGCGCCGCTGCTGTGGGTCTGGCCCAACCGGGTCGCCCCGCACGGGCCCCCTCCGCCGCGCGGCCGCCTCATCCTGCGCACCGCCGGATTCCTGACCCGGCCGGTGCTCACCGTCAGCCAGGACGGCCGGACCCTGCACCGCGGACGCCTGCCCCGCACCGTGGCACCCAACCGGCCGTGCCATCTGTCCGCCGACTGGATCGACCGGGCCGACGCACACGGCGGCCCGGTACGGATCACGGCGGGCTGA
- a CDS encoding NAD(P)/FAD-dependent oxidoreductase: MTVTTTGDLPDEVYDVAIVGAGVVGTAIARELARYRLRIALVEASDDVGNGTSKANTAILHTGFDATPGTLESRLVREGYQLLTAYAAETGIPLEPLGALLVAWDAEQLAALPALAEKAARNGYDRTSILDADAVRAREPHLGPGVLGALDVPGESIICPWTTTLAYATQAVRAGVALHLNCPAGAITTDAHHHQIATPRGLLRTRHLVNAAGLYSDEINRRLGHREFTVTPRRGQLIVFDKFARGLVDHILLPVPTALGKGVLVAPTVYGNVMLGPTAEDLDDKTATGSSADGLASLREKGARIMPRLLEEEVTAVYAGLRAATEHGDYQIHADPDRRYVAVGGIRSTGLTASMAIAAHVAGLLADCGLDLGPEREIEPVRMPTIGEAFPRPYQRADLIAADPAYGTVVCHCERVTRGEIRDALTATVPPASLDGLRRRTRALGGRCQGFFCGAAVRAQFEEATTAEDRTEARR, from the coding sequence ATGACCGTTACGACCACGGGTGACCTCCCTGACGAGGTCTACGACGTGGCCATCGTCGGCGCCGGGGTGGTCGGCACCGCCATCGCCCGCGAACTGGCCCGGTACCGGCTGCGGATCGCCCTCGTCGAGGCGTCCGACGATGTCGGCAACGGCACCTCCAAGGCCAACACCGCGATCCTGCACACCGGGTTCGACGCCACGCCGGGCACCCTGGAGTCCCGGCTGGTGCGCGAGGGCTACCAGCTGCTGACCGCGTACGCCGCCGAGACCGGCATCCCGCTCGAACCGCTCGGCGCGCTGCTCGTCGCCTGGGACGCGGAACAGCTCGCCGCGCTGCCGGCACTCGCCGAGAAGGCCGCGCGCAACGGCTACGACCGGACGAGCATCCTCGACGCGGACGCGGTCCGCGCCCGCGAACCCCATCTGGGGCCGGGCGTCCTCGGCGCGCTCGACGTACCCGGGGAGAGCATCATCTGCCCCTGGACGACGACGCTCGCCTACGCCACCCAGGCGGTGCGCGCGGGCGTCGCCCTCCATCTGAACTGCCCGGCCGGGGCCATCACCACGGATGCGCACCACCACCAGATCGCCACCCCGCGCGGGCTGCTGCGCACCCGTCATCTGGTCAACGCCGCGGGGCTGTACTCGGATGAGATCAACCGCCGGCTCGGCCACCGGGAGTTCACCGTGACCCCGCGCCGCGGGCAGCTCATCGTCTTCGACAAGTTCGCCCGCGGCCTGGTCGACCACATCCTGCTGCCGGTGCCCACCGCGCTCGGCAAGGGCGTACTGGTGGCGCCGACCGTGTACGGCAATGTGATGCTCGGCCCCACCGCCGAGGACCTGGACGACAAGACCGCCACCGGATCGTCGGCCGACGGACTGGCCTCGCTCCGGGAGAAGGGCGCACGGATCATGCCGCGCCTGCTGGAGGAAGAGGTCACCGCGGTCTACGCGGGGCTGCGCGCCGCCACCGAGCACGGCGACTACCAGATCCACGCGGACCCGGACCGGCGGTATGTCGCCGTGGGCGGCATCCGTTCCACCGGCCTCACCGCCTCGATGGCGATCGCCGCGCATGTGGCGGGACTGCTCGCCGACTGCGGGCTGGACCTGGGGCCGGAGCGGGAGATCGAGCCCGTGCGGATGCCCACCATCGGCGAGGCGTTCCCGCGCCCCTACCAGCGAGCCGATCTCATCGCGGCCGACCCCGCCTACGGCACCGTGGTCTGCCACTGCGAACGCGTCACCCGGGGCGAGATCCGCGACGCGCTGACCGCCACCGTGCCACCGGCCTCGCTGGACGGCCTCAGGCGCCGCACCCGGGCCCTGGGCGGACGCTGCCAGGGATTCTTCTGCGGCGCCGCCGTGCGCGCCCAGTTCGAGGAGGCCACCACGGCCGAGGACCGGACGGAGGCCCGGCGATGA
- a CDS encoding FGGY family carbohydrate kinase yields the protein MLPVERRHRTPADPATGPVLAIDQGTSGTKALVLCPERGVIGSAEVPVRPRHLPGGLVEADPAALLTSVLQAGRQALAAAGEPVVAVGLANQGETVLAWDPVTGDPLTDALVWQDRRAHTVCARLAPHAETLRDLTGLPLDPYFAAPKMAWIRRHLTGQGVVTTSDAWLVHRLTGAFVTDAATAGRTGLLDLDRVVWSPKALDLYGLTAERLPRIVDAAEVVGTTTAFGGDIPLTGLLVDQQAALLAQRVTEPGSAKCTYGTGAFLLAQTGHRPRRGPHGLVSCVAWRFGGRTSYCLDGQVYTAASAVRWLGDLGVIQGPQDLDRVGRTVPDTGGVTFVPALAGLAAPWWRGDLKGSLTGLGLDTTAGHLVRALCEGIAAQVVEIAEAAASDLGAPLTVLRVDGGLTRSALLMQTQADLLQRPVEVSALPDVTALGVGAAARLGLDPDLTVEEAVPAWRPAAVYEPRISAERAAERLAGFRSAVAALLDHAPPPAAHA from the coding sequence ATGCTGCCTGTAGAGCGCCGCCACCGCACCCCGGCCGACCCCGCGACCGGCCCGGTCCTCGCCATCGACCAAGGCACCTCGGGCACCAAGGCGCTGGTGCTCTGCCCCGAACGCGGGGTGATCGGCTCCGCCGAGGTCCCGGTGCGCCCCCGCCATCTGCCCGGCGGACTGGTCGAGGCCGACCCGGCCGCACTGCTGACCTCGGTGCTCCAGGCCGGCCGCCAGGCCCTCGCGGCCGCCGGGGAACCGGTCGTGGCGGTCGGGCTGGCCAACCAGGGCGAGACCGTACTGGCCTGGGACCCCGTCACCGGAGACCCGCTGACCGACGCGCTGGTCTGGCAGGACCGGCGGGCGCACACCGTGTGCGCGCGGCTCGCGCCCCACGCCGAGACACTGCGCGACCTCACCGGACTGCCGCTCGACCCGTACTTCGCGGCCCCCAAGATGGCGTGGATCCGGCGCCATCTGACCGGCCAGGGAGTGGTCACCACCAGCGACGCATGGCTGGTCCACCGGCTCACCGGAGCCTTCGTCACCGACGCCGCCACCGCGGGGCGCACCGGGCTGCTCGACCTCGACCGTGTCGTCTGGTCCCCGAAGGCGCTGGACCTGTACGGACTGACCGCCGAACGGCTGCCCCGGATCGTCGACGCCGCCGAGGTCGTCGGCACCACCACGGCCTTCGGCGGCGACATCCCGCTCACCGGACTGCTCGTCGACCAGCAGGCCGCCCTGCTGGCGCAGCGGGTGACCGAGCCGGGCAGCGCCAAATGCACCTACGGCACCGGCGCCTTCCTCCTCGCCCAGACCGGGCACCGGCCCCGGCGCGGCCCGCACGGCCTGGTCTCCTGCGTGGCCTGGCGGTTCGGCGGACGCACCAGCTACTGCCTGGACGGGCAGGTGTACACCGCGGCCTCCGCGGTGCGCTGGCTCGGCGACCTGGGGGTGATCCAAGGCCCCCAGGACCTCGACCGGGTCGGGCGGACCGTGCCCGACACCGGGGGCGTCACCTTCGTACCGGCACTCGCCGGGCTCGCCGCGCCGTGGTGGCGCGGCGACCTCAAGGGCTCGCTGACCGGGCTCGGCCTCGACACCACCGCCGGTCATCTGGTGCGCGCCCTGTGCGAGGGCATCGCCGCCCAGGTCGTGGAGATCGCCGAGGCGGCAGCCTCCGATCTGGGCGCGCCGTTGACCGTCCTGCGGGTCGACGGCGGGCTGACCCGTTCGGCGCTGCTCATGCAGACCCAGGCCGACCTGCTGCAACGGCCGGTGGAGGTATCGGCGCTGCCGGACGTCACGGCGCTGGGCGTGGGCGCCGCCGCGCGGTTGGGACTCGACCCGGACCTGACGGTCGAGGAGGCGGTTCCGGCGTGGCGGCCCGCCGCCGTCTACGAACCGCGGATCAGCGCGGAGCGGGCCGCCGAGCGCCTGGCCGGCTTCCGCTCGGCGGTGGCCGCGCTGCTGGACCACGCGCCGCCGCCCGCCGCCCACGCCTGA
- a CDS encoding amino acid permease → MSTAWSSSGPAPHRDEEQRLRELGYQPVLARRMGGFGNFAISFSVISILSGCMTLYGFGLNTGGPAVMMWGWAGVGLFVLCVGLALAEVTSAYPTSGALYYMADRLGGRAWGWYTGWLNLLGLLGAIAGIDYGAALFTGALLNLQWGFDPTPESTMVIFACVLLLHAALNLFGVRLVSVLNSVSVWWHLAGVAIIVGALAIVPSHHQSPEFVFTEFVNDTGWSNPLYVSAIGLLLAQYTFSGYDASAHLSEETSNASVSAARGIVRAIWVSWAAGFVLLAGLTFAIQDYAGTQASATGVPPAQILIDALGTGGATAMLLIVIVAQLFCGNAEVAAASRMVFAFSRDGALPGSRLWRRVSSATQTPVLAVWLSVAVACVLALPSLYSETAYGAVTAINVIGITPAYAIPILLRLRAGDRFRPGPWHLGRWSKPVGWVAVVWVALVTVLFCLPQSSPVTVDSMNYASIALAVVLLLATIWWFVARRSYGTPSAYGTAREQAEIAEGIV, encoded by the coding sequence ATGTCCACGGCATGGTCGAGTTCGGGTCCCGCTCCCCACCGGGACGAAGAACAACGGCTGCGTGAGCTCGGCTACCAGCCCGTACTGGCCCGCCGCATGGGCGGCTTCGGCAACTTCGCCATCAGTTTCTCGGTCATCTCCATCCTCTCCGGATGCATGACGCTGTACGGCTTCGGGCTGAACACCGGAGGCCCCGCGGTCATGATGTGGGGCTGGGCCGGGGTGGGGCTGTTCGTGCTGTGCGTCGGGCTCGCCCTGGCGGAGGTGACCAGCGCCTATCCCACCTCGGGAGCGCTGTACTACATGGCCGACCGGCTGGGCGGACGGGCCTGGGGCTGGTACACCGGCTGGCTCAATCTGCTGGGACTGCTCGGCGCCATCGCCGGGATCGACTACGGCGCCGCCCTGTTCACCGGCGCGCTCCTCAACCTCCAGTGGGGATTCGATCCCACCCCGGAGTCGACCATGGTGATCTTCGCGTGCGTCCTGCTGCTGCACGCGGCGCTGAATCTGTTCGGGGTGCGGCTGGTCAGCGTGCTCAACTCGGTCAGTGTGTGGTGGCATCTGGCGGGCGTCGCCATCATCGTCGGCGCGCTGGCGATCGTGCCCTCCCACCACCAGTCGCCCGAGTTCGTCTTCACCGAATTCGTCAATGACACCGGCTGGTCGAATCCGCTGTATGTGAGCGCGATCGGACTGCTGCTCGCCCAGTACACCTTCTCCGGTTACGACGCCTCCGCGCATCTGTCCGAGGAGACCTCCAACGCCTCCGTCTCCGCCGCCCGGGGGATCGTCCGCGCCATCTGGGTGTCCTGGGCGGCCGGGTTCGTGCTGCTGGCGGGACTGACCTTCGCCATCCAGGACTACGCGGGTACGCAAGCGAGCGCCACCGGAGTACCGCCGGCGCAGATCCTGATCGACGCCCTGGGCACGGGCGGTGCCACCGCGATGCTGCTCATCGTCATCGTGGCGCAGCTGTTCTGCGGGAACGCCGAAGTGGCGGCGGCCAGCCGGATGGTGTTCGCGTTCAGCCGGGACGGCGCGCTGCCGGGGTCACGGCTGTGGCGGCGGGTCAGTTCCGCTACCCAGACGCCGGTGCTCGCGGTCTGGCTGTCGGTGGCGGTCGCGTGTGTGCTGGCCCTGCCGTCCCTGTACTCCGAGACGGCCTACGGCGCGGTGACTGCCATCAACGTCATCGGGATCACCCCCGCCTACGCCATCCCCATCCTGCTGCGGCTGCGCGCCGGGGACCGGTTCCGGCCGGGCCCGTGGCACCTGGGCCGCTGGAGCAAGCCGGTGGGCTGGGTCGCGGTGGTGTGGGTGGCCCTGGTGACGGTGCTGTTCTGTCTGCCGCAGTCCAGTCCGGTGACGGTCGACTCGATGAACTACGCCTCGATCGCGCTGGCCGTGGTGCTGCTGCTGGCCACCATCTGGTGGTTCGTGGCCCGCCGCTCGTACGGCACGCCCTCCGCGTACGGCACCGCGCGGGAACAGGCGGAGATCGCCGAGGGCATCGTCTGA
- a CDS encoding FAD-dependent oxidoreductase has product MGHEMGHERERTTCCVVGGGPAGMVLGLLLARAGVEVTVLEKHGDFLRDFRGDTVHPSTLRLLDDLGLADRFAALPQRHVHSVQLPIGRDGELFTVGDIGSLPGKYNYVAMVPQWDLLDLLADEAAREPSFRLRMNTEVTSFVTERGRVTGVRYRDRAGGSTGELRATLTVACDGRGSLARALPELGLREFPCPMDVWWFRLPRRESDPQGLVGNAGGRFLTAMIDRGDYWQCAVLIPKGADAQYRAEGLDRFLSSFAQATPWMREDGREPGPRSWDEVKLLDVRMDRLRRWHRPGLLCIGDAAHAMSPVFGIGINLAVEDAVAAARHLAGPLRAGTVGLGDVRAVQRRRWPTAAATQKLQRIAHTRVIEPLLQGRSPVAGGQPLRLAEVLTRAPWLKRAPAYFLAYGAGRERPPAVSVRRSR; this is encoded by the coding sequence ATGGGCCACGAGATGGGCCACGAGAGGGAGCGGACCACCTGCTGTGTGGTGGGCGGCGGGCCCGCCGGGATGGTCCTCGGCCTGCTGCTGGCCCGAGCCGGCGTGGAGGTCACCGTCCTGGAGAAACACGGGGATTTCCTGCGCGACTTCCGCGGCGACACGGTCCACCCCAGCACCCTGAGGCTCCTGGACGACCTGGGCCTCGCCGACCGGTTCGCGGCCCTGCCGCAGCGGCATGTGCACTCGGTCCAGCTGCCCATCGGACGGGACGGCGAGCTGTTCACGGTCGGCGACATCGGTTCCCTGCCGGGGAAGTACAACTACGTCGCGATGGTGCCGCAGTGGGACCTGCTCGATCTGCTGGCGGACGAGGCCGCGCGGGAGCCCTCGTTCCGCCTGCGCATGAACACCGAGGTGACCTCCTTCGTCACCGAGCGCGGACGGGTCACCGGAGTGCGCTACCGCGACCGGGCCGGTGGCTCCACCGGCGAGCTGCGCGCCACCCTCACCGTGGCCTGCGACGGCCGGGGATCGCTCGCCCGCGCCCTGCCCGAGCTGGGGCTGCGGGAGTTCCCCTGCCCGATGGACGTCTGGTGGTTCCGGCTGCCCCGGCGGGAGAGCGACCCCCAGGGGCTGGTGGGCAACGCCGGCGGGCGCTTTCTCACGGCCATGATCGACCGTGGTGACTACTGGCAGTGCGCCGTGCTGATCCCCAAGGGGGCCGACGCCCAGTACCGCGCCGAGGGGCTCGACCGGTTCCTGTCCTCGTTCGCACAGGCCACCCCATGGATGAGGGAGGACGGCCGGGAACCGGGGCCGCGGTCCTGGGACGAGGTGAAGCTGCTGGACGTACGGATGGACCGGCTCCGCCGCTGGCACCGCCCCGGACTGCTGTGCATCGGGGACGCGGCCCACGCGATGTCGCCCGTGTTCGGCATCGGCATCAACCTCGCCGTCGAGGACGCGGTCGCCGCCGCCCGCCATCTGGCCGGGCCGCTGCGCGCGGGCACCGTGGGGCTCGGCGACGTACGCGCCGTCCAGCGCCGCCGGTGGCCGACCGCCGCCGCGACGCAGAAACTCCAGCGGATCGCCCATACGCGGGTCATCGAGCCGTTGCTCCAGGGGCGTTCACCGGTCGCCGGAGGGCAGCCGCTGCGGCTGGCCGAGGTGCTCACCAGGGCGCCGTGGCTGAAGCGGGCACCCGCGTACTTCCTCGCCTACGGGGCGGGCCGGGAGCGACCCCCGGCGGTGTCGGTGCGCCGTTCCCGCTGA
- a CDS encoding CAP domain-containing protein gives MGELVPGGNQALPDGALTIRVPGPFDLSALITGADGKVAGDGDFVFFNQPTAPGARLDGDTVTLRPRGLRPGAGRVTLVVSPADPGTPLGRLPAPVLSVLDDRGSLLARFAPPPPSRETALLLAEVYRRGGGWKVRAIGQGYADGLAGVARDFGVDIADDAAPAAPAHPVPAAAGGPAQHALDVVNAARARAGAPPVALDGRLAAAAEAHARAMAAHGALALESPDGTSLFHRIAAHGYRPLTIAEHIVSGPRTPREFVDYCLDGAGRQGPFHDPALIHLGIGRADGPTTGDVYWTAVWARPFTPDGLSRLVSDVIARTNAERAAARLAPLAPDPRLTAAAQAHSDDMVGRDFYSHTGPEGHQPWDRARAAGAAHRGIGENIACGQRSPAEVVRGWMDSPGHRANILKPDFTHIGVGYATGSRAGTYWTQVFGAAG, from the coding sequence ATGGGCGAGTTGGTGCCCGGCGGGAACCAGGCGCTGCCGGACGGCGCGCTGACCATCCGGGTGCCGGGCCCGTTCGACCTGTCCGCGCTGATCACCGGGGCGGACGGAAAGGTCGCGGGGGACGGTGACTTCGTCTTCTTCAACCAGCCCACCGCGCCCGGCGCCCGGCTGGACGGTGACACCGTCACCCTGCGGCCGCGGGGGCTGCGGCCGGGCGCCGGGCGGGTCACCCTCGTCGTCAGCCCCGCCGACCCGGGCACCCCGCTCGGGCGGCTGCCGGCGCCCGTGCTGAGCGTCCTGGACGACCGGGGATCGCTGCTGGCCCGGTTCGCCCCTCCGCCCCCTTCCCGGGAGACGGCGCTGCTGCTCGCCGAGGTCTACCGCCGCGGCGGCGGCTGGAAGGTGCGGGCGATCGGCCAGGGCTACGCCGACGGACTGGCCGGTGTGGCCCGGGACTTCGGCGTCGACATCGCCGACGACGCAGCCCCGGCCGCGCCCGCGCATCCCGTCCCGGCGGCCGCCGGCGGCCCCGCGCAGCACGCCCTCGACGTGGTGAACGCGGCGCGGGCACGGGCCGGGGCCCCTCCCGTGGCCCTCGACGGACGGCTGGCCGCGGCCGCCGAGGCGCATGCCCGTGCCATGGCCGCCCACGGGGCCCTGGCGCTGGAGAGCCCGGACGGCACGTCGCTCTTCCACCGGATCGCCGCGCACGGCTACCGCCCGCTGACCATCGCCGAGCACATCGTCTCCGGGCCGCGCACCCCGCGGGAGTTCGTGGACTACTGCCTCGACGGCGCCGGGCGCCAAGGCCCGTTCCACGATCCGGCCCTCATCCACCTGGGCATCGGCCGGGCCGACGGCCCCACCACCGGGGATGTCTACTGGACGGCGGTGTGGGCCCGGCCGTTCACCCCGGACGGACTGTCGCGCCTGGTCTCCGACGTCATCGCCCGCACCAACGCGGAGCGCGCCGCCGCCCGGCTGGCACCGCTCGCCCCGGACCCGCGGCTGACGGCGGCCGCGCAGGCACACAGCGACGACATGGTGGGCCGCGACTTCTACTCCCACACCGGGCCCGAGGGGCACCAGCCCTGGGACCGGGCCCGCGCCGCCGGGGCCGCGCACCGCGGCATCGGGGAGAACATCGCATGCGGCCAGCGCTCCCCGGCGGAGGTGGTGCGCGGCTGGATGGACAGCCCCGGCCATCGCGCCAACATCCTGAAGCCCGACTTCACCCATATCGGCGTCGGCTACGCCACCGGCAGCCGCGCCGGCACGTACTGGACCCAGGTTTTCGGCGCCGCGGGATGA